One window of the Zea mays cultivar B73 chromosome 3, Zm-B73-REFERENCE-NAM-5.0, whole genome shotgun sequence genome contains the following:
- the LOC103650558 gene encoding dihydrofolate synthetase isoform X2 — protein MLGHRFPAALGLPRGLLLGRSVTRRSLSAMAGGEAEGPLGGFFDYMERLRNYERSGVPRGAGTDSDDGFDLGRMRRLLRRLGDPHTDFPAVHIAGTKGKGSTAALLSNIMRAQGYNVGSYSSPHLLTIRERISVGNDGGPVPVRLLSDLFDGAKEAIDEAIELENGSLTHFEAGLGGARDATNVIRSTELAASVITTVGREHLVALGGSLQSIAIAKSGIIKQGQPVVIGGPFSAVIEQIIRDRAFLTQSPVISACDPGIKSFTKCIDWDNGKPYQRCYFSINISNDVPLSIEMHDINLQLLGDHQRQNAVTAACTALCLRSLGWEISDASIQAGLRETQLPGRSQFLTAEEASVLGLDGASTVLIDGAHTEESAKALSGVIEAVRPEGPLALVVGMASDKEHLAFAEQLLSGQTPDVVLLTEASIAGGSSRAMPASSLKEVWIAAARHRGIEYVDIGGISGTETLEHIADLLGSPSLSSRRKPMVIGCQDMGPFSWNLIIAASQLLESRGRAPGLICVTGSLHLVGAILQKLGRH, from the exons ATGCTCGGCCACCGCTTCCCCGCCGCGCTCGGCCTCCCGCGCGGTCTGCTGCTGGGGAGGAGCGTCACCCGCCGCAGTCTGTCCGCCATGGCCGGTGGCGAGGCGGAGGGCCCGCTCGGGGGTTTCTTCGATTACATGGAGCGGCTGCGCAACTACGAGCGCTCGGGCGTGCCGCGCGGCGCCGGCACCGACTCCGACGACGGATTCGACCTCGGGCGCATGCGCCGACTCCTTCGTCGGCTCGGCGATCCCCACACCGACTTCCCG GCTGTGCATATCGCCGGCACCAAGGGGAAAGGTTCTACTGCTGCATTGCTGTCCAATATCATGAGGGCGCAAGGCTACAATGTGGGAAGTTATTCTAG TCCACATCTTCTAACAATACGTGAACGGATTTCTGTTGGAAATGATGGAGGCCCTGTTCCAGTACGACTGTTGAGTGATCTTTTTGATGGGGCTAAGGAAGCTATTGATGAAGCAATAGAATTGGAAAATGGATCCCTAACGCATTTTGAG GCAGGTCTTGGTGGAGCTAGGGATGCAACAAATGTTATTCGGAGTACTGAATTAGCAGCATCCGTCATAACAACAGTAGGGAGGGAACATCTGGTTGCATTGGGTGGCTCCCTGCAAAGCATAGCAATAGCAAAGTCTGGAATCATTAAACAAGGACAACCA GTTGTGATTGGTGGACCATTTTCAGCAGTTATTGAGCAAATTATTCGTGACAGGGCATTCTTGACACAATCTCCTGTGATATCTGCTTGTGATCCTGGCATCAAGAGCTTTACGAAATGCATAGATTGGGATAATGGTAAGCCGTATCAACGCTGTTACTTCAGCATAAATATTTCAAATGATGTACCCTTG TCCATTGAAATGCATGACATAAACCTCCAACTGCTGGGAGATCATCAGCGTCAGAATGCTGTCACAGCTGCTTGCACGGCTCTCTGTCTCCGTAGTCTAG GATGGGAAATCTCTGATGCTTCTATCCAAGCTGGCTTGAGGGAGACCCAACTTCCTGGGAGGAGCCAGTTTCTCACAGCAGAGGAAGCCTCGGTTCTTGGGCTGGATGGTGCATCTACTGTACTAATCGATGGAG CCcatactgaggaatctgcaaaggCCTTATCAGGCGTGATAGAAGCTGTCAGACCAGAAGGGCCTCTAGCGCTTGTTGTCGGAATGGCTAGTGACAAGGAGCATCTTGCGTTTGCTGAGCAGCTTCTCTCAG GTCAAACCCCAGATGTCGTGCTACTGACAGAGGCGAGCATCGCCGGAGGAAGCTCCCGTGCAATGCCAGCCTCATCCCTGAAAGAAGTATGGATTGCCGCGGCACGCCATCGTGGCATCGAGTACGTGGACATCGGTGGCATCAGTGGCACTGAAACCCTGGAGCACATCGCCGATCTGTTGGGCAGTCCTTCGCTGAGTTCCAGAAGGAAGCCCATGGTGATCGGGTGCCAAGACATGGGGCCGTTCTCCTGGAACCTGATCATTGCTGCCTCCCAGCTCCTTGAGAGCAGAGGCAGGGCCCCAGGCCTCATCTGCGTGACCGGCTCCCTGCATCTCGTCGGGGCCATACTGCAAAAGCTGGGACGGCATTAG
- the LOC103650558 gene encoding dihydrofolate synthetase isoform X1 yields MLGHRFPAALGLPRGLLLGRSVTRRSLSAMAGGEAEGPLGGFFDYMERLRNYERSGVPRGAGTDSDDGFDLGRMRRLLRRLGDPHTDFPAVHIAGTKGKGSTAALLSNIMRAQGYNVGSYSSPHLLTIRERISVGNDGGPVPVRLLSDLFDGAKEAIDEAIELENGSLTHFEVFTALSFLLFSQENVDIAIIEAGLGGARDATNVIRSTELAASVITTVGREHLVALGGSLQSIAIAKSGIIKQGQPVVIGGPFSAVIEQIIRDRAFLTQSPVISACDPGIKSFTKCIDWDNGKPYQRCYFSINISNDVPLSIEMHDINLQLLGDHQRQNAVTAACTALCLRSLGWEISDASIQAGLRETQLPGRSQFLTAEEASVLGLDGASTVLIDGAHTEESAKALSGVIEAVRPEGPLALVVGMASDKEHLAFAEQLLSGQTPDVVLLTEASIAGGSSRAMPASSLKEVWIAAARHRGIEYVDIGGISGTETLEHIADLLGSPSLSSRRKPMVIGCQDMGPFSWNLIIAASQLLESRGRAPGLICVTGSLHLVGAILQKLGRH; encoded by the exons ATGCTCGGCCACCGCTTCCCCGCCGCGCTCGGCCTCCCGCGCGGTCTGCTGCTGGGGAGGAGCGTCACCCGCCGCAGTCTGTCCGCCATGGCCGGTGGCGAGGCGGAGGGCCCGCTCGGGGGTTTCTTCGATTACATGGAGCGGCTGCGCAACTACGAGCGCTCGGGCGTGCCGCGCGGCGCCGGCACCGACTCCGACGACGGATTCGACCTCGGGCGCATGCGCCGACTCCTTCGTCGGCTCGGCGATCCCCACACCGACTTCCCG GCTGTGCATATCGCCGGCACCAAGGGGAAAGGTTCTACTGCTGCATTGCTGTCCAATATCATGAGGGCGCAAGGCTACAATGTGGGAAGTTATTCTAG TCCACATCTTCTAACAATACGTGAACGGATTTCTGTTGGAAATGATGGAGGCCCTGTTCCAGTACGACTGTTGAGTGATCTTTTTGATGGGGCTAAGGAAGCTATTGATGAAGCAATAGAATTGGAAAATGGATCCCTAACGCATTTTGAG GTTTTTACTGCTCTCTCATTTCTTCTATTCTCACAAGAAAATGTTGACATTGCCATCATTGAA GCAGGTCTTGGTGGAGCTAGGGATGCAACAAATGTTATTCGGAGTACTGAATTAGCAGCATCCGTCATAACAACAGTAGGGAGGGAACATCTGGTTGCATTGGGTGGCTCCCTGCAAAGCATAGCAATAGCAAAGTCTGGAATCATTAAACAAGGACAACCA GTTGTGATTGGTGGACCATTTTCAGCAGTTATTGAGCAAATTATTCGTGACAGGGCATTCTTGACACAATCTCCTGTGATATCTGCTTGTGATCCTGGCATCAAGAGCTTTACGAAATGCATAGATTGGGATAATGGTAAGCCGTATCAACGCTGTTACTTCAGCATAAATATTTCAAATGATGTACCCTTG TCCATTGAAATGCATGACATAAACCTCCAACTGCTGGGAGATCATCAGCGTCAGAATGCTGTCACAGCTGCTTGCACGGCTCTCTGTCTCCGTAGTCTAG GATGGGAAATCTCTGATGCTTCTATCCAAGCTGGCTTGAGGGAGACCCAACTTCCTGGGAGGAGCCAGTTTCTCACAGCAGAGGAAGCCTCGGTTCTTGGGCTGGATGGTGCATCTACTGTACTAATCGATGGAG CCcatactgaggaatctgcaaaggCCTTATCAGGCGTGATAGAAGCTGTCAGACCAGAAGGGCCTCTAGCGCTTGTTGTCGGAATGGCTAGTGACAAGGAGCATCTTGCGTTTGCTGAGCAGCTTCTCTCAG GTCAAACCCCAGATGTCGTGCTACTGACAGAGGCGAGCATCGCCGGAGGAAGCTCCCGTGCAATGCCAGCCTCATCCCTGAAAGAAGTATGGATTGCCGCGGCACGCCATCGTGGCATCGAGTACGTGGACATCGGTGGCATCAGTGGCACTGAAACCCTGGAGCACATCGCCGATCTGTTGGGCAGTCCTTCGCTGAGTTCCAGAAGGAAGCCCATGGTGATCGGGTGCCAAGACATGGGGCCGTTCTCCTGGAACCTGATCATTGCTGCCTCCCAGCTCCTTGAGAGCAGAGGCAGGGCCCCAGGCCTCATCTGCGTGACCGGCTCCCTGCATCTCGTCGGGGCCATACTGCAAAAGCTGGGACGGCATTAG
- the LOC103650557 gene encoding uncharacterized protein, translated as MGAKGMATAAGTAVLLYLVLSGRLCGDAAGDGGALEDQLISSALEARRRRKEDTRARREQRRAPPPCTKRRWPERPPDGWGEAAALTARTVGFTWAETLGKWTLGEVAFGIKYYMRQQGNLQHEYAGSDSVLLDGAEVRQVLISLLRYLKQCMYFSKKPYNVFLEYGGYGHNDVLIRKPKARLLKPAFTIVRDRSSQCFLLFIRGAISVKERLTAATGTEVPFHHVVVQEGRVSNLVLGYAHCGMVVAARWIARQAIPGLSKAIEQFPEYEVKVIGHSMGAGIATILTYILRENEKLSSSTCIAFGPAACMTWDLAESGKDFVTTIVNRNDLVPSLGIVSAAKLRIEVMSSSWAHDLGRQIQQTRFLGFVNRSVSFIRSHVPFVSDPRSKVVDVDMLQSQSPEAGSKPSADTHAVVKKRPALVCWSYVATPNPKQSMESSIQMQGTEVQTDTAVETEKNSEAAAAELVSIHLGELNIQESDKDDDKRGEKGSETDEEETMEILESLADEKHMPSSSSFAQEPQQLYPPGKILHMVGLAAAEVATTSQQGAQEEVVALYETPRHLYSKIRLARSMIGEHYMPKYIKTMEKLIHKLAEDQLDSL; from the exons ATGGGCGCGAAGGGGATGGCgacggcggcggggacggcgGTGCTGCTGTACCTGGTGCTGTCAGGCCGGCTCTGCGGGGACGCCGCCGGCGACGGCGGCGCCCTGGAGGACCAGCTGATATCGTCGGCCCTGGAGGCTCGGCGACGAAGGAAAGAGGACACCAGGGCGCGGCGGGAGCAGCGGCGTGCTCCGCCTCCGTGCACCAAGCGGCGGTGGCCGGAGCGCCCCCCGGACGGGTGGGGCGAGGCGGCCGCCTTGACCGCGCGCACTGTGGGCTTCACCTGGGCCGAGACGCTCGGCAAGTGGACCCTCGGGGAGGTCGCCTTCGGGATCAAGTACTATATGCGGCAGCAG GGTAATCTGCAGCATGAGTATGCTGGAAGTGATTCTGTGCTACTGGATGGGGCTGAGGTGAGGCAGGTACTGATTTCGCTGCTCAGATATCTGAAGCAGTGCATGTATTTCTCGAAGAAGCCATACAACGTGTTTTTGGAGTATGGTGGTTATGGCCATAATGACGTGCTTATAAGAAAGCCTAAGGCGAGG CTCTTGAAGCCAGCTTTCACAATTGTTCGAGACAGAAGTAGCCAATGCTTTCTCCTTTTCATCAGGGGGGCTATCAGTGTTAAGGAGCGGTTGACAGCAGCAACAGGCACAGAGGTTCCATTCCATCACGTTGTGGTCCAGGAAGGTCGTGTTTCCAACCTAGTGTTGGGCTACGCCCACTGTGGAATGGTTGTAGCAGCTCGATGGATTGCAAGGCAAGCCATTCCTGGCCTGAGTAAAGCAATCGAGCAATTCCCAGAATATGAGGTTAAG GTCATTGGCCATTCAATGGGAGCTGGGATTGCAACAATACTAACATACATCCTACGCGAGAATGAGAAGCTGTCATCATCTACTTGTATTGCATTTGGGCCAG CTGCTTGCATGACATGGGACTTGGCTGAGTCGGGTAAAGACTTTGTTACCACCATAGTTAACAGAAACGACCTAGTGCCATCTCTTGGCATAGTTTCTGCTGCCAAGCTTCGTATAGAG GTTATGTCATCGTCTTGGGCACATGACCTTGGCAGACAAATTCAGCAGACTAGGTTCTTAGGTTTTGTGAACCGTTCTGTGAGTTTCATAAGATCCCATGTGCCCTTTGTCTCTGATCCAAGATCTAAGGTTGTGGATGTAGACATGCTGCAATCCCAGAGTCCCGAG GCTGGGAGTAAGCCTTCAGCAGATACTCATGCTGTGGTGAAGAAACGCCCTGCACTAGTTTGCTGGTCATATGTGGCTACACCCAATCCCAAACAGAGTATGGAATCGTCAATACAAATGCAGGGCACGGAAGTCCAAACCGACACTGCTGTCGAAACTGAGAAAAATTCTGAAGCGGCAGCTGCTGAGCTAGTCTCAATCCATCTTGGTGAACTGAACATTCAAGAATCAGACAAGGACGATGACAAGAGAGGGGAAAAGGGTTCAGAAACAGATGAAGAAGAGACCATGGAGATTCTAGAGTCCTTGGCCGACGAGAAGCACATGCCATCATCGTCAAGCTTTGCTCAAGAGCCACAGCAGCTGTACCCCCCAGGGAAAATACTGCACATGGTTGGATTGGCAGCAGCGGAAGTGGCAACCACAAGTCAGCAAGGAGCCCAGGAGGAGGTCGTCGCCCTGTATGAGACACCCCGGCATTTGTACAGTAAGATTCGCCTGGCGAGGTCCATGATAGGAGAACATTACATGCCCAAGTACATCAAGACAATGGAGAAGCTGATACACAAGCTTGCAGAGGACCAGCTGGACTCTTTGTAG